Proteins found in one Larimichthys crocea isolate SSNF unplaced genomic scaffold, L_crocea_2.0 scaffold532, whole genome shotgun sequence genomic segment:
- the LOC104935440 gene encoding spectrin beta chain, non-erythrocytic 1 isoform X2, which translates to MMTTVAAEYDHMELQQQYSSNDTVNNRWDDEWDNENSSARLFERSRIKALADEREAVQKKTFTKWVNSHLSRVSCRITDLYMDLRDGRMLIKLLEVLSGERLPKPTKGRMRIHCLENVDKALQFLKEQRVHLENMGSHDIVDGNHRLTLGLIWTIILRFQIQDISVETEDNKEKRSAKDALLLWCQMKTAGYPNVNIHNFTTSWRDGMAFNALIHKHRPDLIDFDKLKKSNAHYNLQNAFNLAEQHLGLTKLLDPEDISVDHPDEKSVITYVVTYYHYFSKMKALKVEGKRIGKVLDNAIETEKMIEKYESLASDLLEWIEQTIIILNNRKFANSLVGVQQQLQAFNTYRTVEKPPKFTEKGNLEVLLFTIQSKMRANNQKVYMPREGKLISDINKAWERLEKAEHERELALRTELIRQEKLEQLARRFDRKAAMRETWLSENQRLVSQDNFGFDLQAVEAATKKHEAIETDIAAYEERVQAVVAVAKELEVEHYHDIKRVAARKDNVIRLWEYLLELLKARRQRLEMNLGLQRVFQEMLYIMDWMDEMKMLLLSQDYGKHLLGVEDLLQKHTLVEADIAIQADRVKAVSTNANKYSVNDDGYKPCDPQVIQDRVSHLEFCYQELTQLAAERRARLEESRRLWKFFWEMAEEEGWIREKEQILSSVEHGKDLTGALRLLSQQRALEDEMSGRAGHLQHTIAEGQAMVEAGHFAATKIQERIADLQAQWAALEQLAVARKKRLEDALALHQFQADADDVDAWALDALRIVSSGETGHDEFSTQALVRKHKDAAAEVASYRPVIDSLHEQAASLPEEDAESEEVHGRLAGIEERYKEVSELTKLRKQALQDALALYKMFSEANACEVWIDEKELWLNSMEIPEKLEDLEVIQHRFESLEPEMNNQASRVAVVNQIARQLMHNGHPSEKDIKTQQDKLNNRWSQFRDLVDQKKESLNSALGVQNYHLDCNETKSWIKEKTKVIESTQELGNDLTGVMALQRKLTGMERDLAAIEDKLGDLRGEAQRLAEEHPDQAKAITGRLAEITAVWEEMKNTLKNREESLGEARKLQQFLRELDDFQSWLSRTQTAIASEDMPNTLAEAEKLMAQHDGIKNEIQNYEEDYQKMRDMGEMVTQGQTDAQYMFLRQRLQALDTGWNELHKMWENRQNLLSQSHAYQLFLRDTKQAEAFLNNQEYVLAHTEMPTTLEGAEAAIKKQEDFMTTMDANEDKINGVVEAGRRLASDGNINAERIQERVASIDDRHKKNREAAVELLMRLKDNRDLQKFLQDCQELSLWINEKMLTAQDMTYDEARNLHSKWLKHQAFMAELQSNKEWLDKIQKDGALLVSEKPETEAVVKEKLSALHAMWQDLESTTQTKAQCLFDANKAELFTQSCADLDKWMGGLEGQIQSDDYGKDLTSVNILLKKQQMLEKQVEVRQKEVVELQSQVQALGQEVKDTDEVDGRRQLVETKFQELLEPLRRRRNFLVASREVHQFNRDVEDEILWVQERFPVATSTDHGQNLQTVQLLIKKNQTLQKEIAGHQPRIDDIMERSESLLKDASSSGDVIRQRLADLQELWRQLTEEAELRHGRLEEAHKAQQYYFDAAEAEAWMSEQELYMMSEEKAKDELSAVTMQKKHQIVEQAVEDYAETVHQLSKTSRGLVADGHPESERISMRQSQVDKLYAGLKDLSEERRGKLDERLRLFQLNREVDDLEQWIAEREVVAGSHELGQDYEHVTMLQERFREFARDTGNIGQERVDAVNRLADELINTGHGDAATVAEWKDGLNEAWADLLELIDTRTQILAASFELHKFYHDAKEILGRIVDKQKKLPEEVGRDQNTVETLQRMHTTFEHDIQALGTQVRQLQEDAVRLQSAYAGDKADDIQRRESEVLEAWRSLLEACDGRRVRLLDTGDKFRFFSMVRDLMLWMEDVIRLIEAQENPRDVSSVELLMNNHQGIKAEIDARNDSFTACIELGKALLARKHYASEEIKDKLLQLTDKRKEMIDKWEDRWEWLRLILEVHQFSRDAGVAEAWLLGQEPYLSSREMGQSVDEVEKLIKRHEAFEKSAATWEERFSALERLTTLELLEVRRQQEEEERMRKPPSPEPPVIQQEEAEQQRVVAQNGLSSDQDSPRDAVDAVDLVNGVAERSSKEPSPGGSPTIGRKSKSSQSSTLPSKNQDSMSSSQLEGLLHRKHEWEGHNKKASNRSWHNVYCVINNQEMGFYKDSKTAAQGVPYHNEVPISLKEATCDVASDYKKKKHVFKLRLTDGNEYLFQAKDEEEMSTWIQAILNANTDRTDVQSSNPGTPASGRAQTLPAAVMLTTESSPGKREKDKEKDKEKRFSLFSKKKQ; encoded by the exons ATGATGACGACGGTTGCCGCCGAGTACGACCacatggagctgcagcagcagtacaGCAGCAATGACACGGTCAACAACCGCTGGGACGACGAATGGGACAACGAGAACAGCTCGGCCCGCCTCTTTGAACGCTCCCGCATCAAGGCGCTCGCAG atgagCGGGAGGCGGTGCAGAAGAAGACCTTCACTAAGTGGGTCAACTCTCACCTGTCCAGAGTGTCGTGCAGGATCACCGACCTGTACATGGACCTGAGAGACGGACGCATGCTCATCAAACTGCTGGAGGTCCTGTCAGGAGAGAGACTg ccgAAGCCCACCAAAGGTCGGATGCGGATCCACTGTCTGGAGAACGTGGACAAGGCTCTGCAGTTCCTGAAGGAGCAGAGGGTCCACCTGGAGAACATGGGCTCTCATGACATCGTGGACGGGAACCACAGGCTGACGCTGGGCCTCATCTGGACCATCATCCTCCGCTTCCAG ATTCAGGACATCAGCGTGGAGACTGAAGACAACAAAGAGAAGAGATCAGCCAAAGAcgctctgctgctgtggtgtcaGATGAAGACGGCAGG GTATCCCAACGTAAACATCCACAACTTCACCACGAGCTGGAGAGACGGGATGGCCTTCAACGCTCTCATCCACAAACACAG GCCCGACCTGATCGACTTTGACAAGCTGAAGAAGTCCAACGCTCACTACAACCTGCAGAACGCTTTCAACCTGGCAGAACAACACCTGGGCCTCACCAAGCTGCTGGACCCAGAGG ataTCAGCGTGGACCATCCCGACGAGAAGTCCGTCATCACCTACGTGGTCACCTACTACCACTACTTCTCCAAGATGAAGGCTCTGAAGGTCGAAGGCAAACGCATTGGAAAg GTGTTGGATAACGCCATAGAGACGGAGAAGATGATCGAGAAGTACGAGTCCCTGGCCTCAGACCTGCTGGAGTGGATCGAGCagaccatcatcatcctcaacAACAGGAAGTTCGCCAACTCTCTGGTCGGagttcagcagcagcttcaggccTTCAACACCTACAGGACGGTGGAGAAGCCCCCAAA GTTCACGGAGAAGGGGAACCTGGAGGTTCTCCTCTTCACCATCCAGAGTAAAATGAGAGCCAACAACCAGAAGGTCTACATGCCGAGAGAGGGCAAGCTCATCTCCGACATCAACAAG GCTTGGGAGCGACTGGAGAAGGCGGAACACGAGAGGGAGTTGGCTCTGAGGACGGAGCTGATTCGTCAAGAGAAACTGGAACAACTTGCCAGACGCTTTGACCGCAAGGCAGCCATGAGAGAGACGTGGCTGAGTGAGAACCAGAGGCTGGTTTCACAG gACAACTTTGGATTCGACCTTCAGGCCGTCGAGGCGGCCACCAAGAAGCACGAGGCGATTGAGACGGACATCGCGGCGTACGAGGAGCGTGTCCAGGCTGTGGTTGCTGTGGCCAaggagctggaggtggagcACTACCACGACATCAAACGCGTTGCGGCCAGGAAGGACAACGTGATCCGGCTGTGGGAGTACCTGCTAGAGCTGCTGAAGGCCCGCAGACAGAGACTAGAGATGAACCTGGGCCTGCAGAGGGTCTTCCAGGAGATGCTCTACATCATGGACTGGATGGACGAGATGAAG aTGTTGCTGCTGTCTCAGGATTATGGGAAACATCTGCTCGGTGTGGAGGACTTGCTACAGAAACACACCCTGGTCGAGGCTGACATTGCCATCCAGGCTGACAGGGTCAAGGCAGTTTCCACCAACGCCAACAAATACTCCgtcaatgatgatg GCTACAAGCCCTGCGACCCGCAAGTCATTCAGGACCGGGTTTCCCACCTGGAGTTCTGCTACCAGGAGCTGACACAGCTTGCTGCTGAGCGCCGCGCCCGTCTGGAGGAGTCCCGCCGCCTCTGGAAGTTCTTTTGGGAgatggcggaggaggagggctggatCCGTGAGAAGGAGCAAATACTGTCCTCTGTCGAGCATGGCAAAGACCTGACAGGGGCGCTACGCCTCCTCAGCCAGCAACGTGCCCTAGAGGATGAGATGAGTGGTCGTGCTGGCCACCTCCAACACACCATTGCAGAGGGCCAGGCCATGGTGGAAGCTGGACACTTCGCCGCCACCAAGATTCAGGAGCGTATCGCTGACCTGCAGGCTCAGTGGGCGGCACTGGAGCAGCTGGCTGTGGCGAGGAAGAAGCGGCTGGAGGATGCTCTGGCACTGCACCAGTTCCAAGCTGATGCAGATGATGTTGACGCCTGGGCCCTGGACGCCCTGCGCATTGTCTCCAGCGGAGAGACGGGCCATGACGAGTTCTCCACGCAGGCTCTGGTCAGGAAGCACAAGGATGCCGCGGCCGAGGTGGCCAGCTACCGTCCAGTCATCGACTCACTTCACGAGCAGGCCGCCTCACTGCCTGAGGAGGATGCTGAGTCAGAGGAGGTGCACGGTCGGTTGGCCGGCATTGAGGAACGCTACAAGGAAGTGTCAGAACTGACGAAGCTGAGGAAGCAGGCGCTGCAGGATGCTCTGGCGCTCTACAAGATGTTCAGCGAGGCGAACGCTTGTGAGGTTTGGATCGACGAGAAGGAGCTGTGGCTGAACAGCATGGAAATCCCTGAAAAACTGGAGGACCTGGAGGTCATACAGCACAG GTTTGAGAGTCTGGAGCCTGAGATGAACAACCAGGCGTCTCGTGTTGCTGTGGTGAACCAGATTGCCCGGCAGCTGATGCACAATGGTCACCCTAGCGAAAAGGACATCAAGACCCAGCAGGACAAACTCAACAACAG GTGGAGCCAGTTCCGTGATCTGGTGGACCAGAAAAAGGAGTCCTTAAACTCAGCCCTGGGAGTGCAGAATTACCACCTTGACTGCAACGAGACCAAGTCCTGGATCAAAGAAAAGACCAAAGTCATCGAATCCACCCAGGAGCTGGGCAATGACCTCACCGGGGTCATGGCCCTGCAGCGCAAACTTACGGGTATGGAGCGTGACCTGGCCGCCATCGAGGACAAACTGGGTGATCTGCGAGGCGAGGCTCAGCGGCTGGCAGAGGAGCACCCCGACCAGGCCAAGGCCATTACAGGCCGTCTGGCTGAGATCACCGCCGTCTGGGAGGAAATGAAGAACACTCTGAAGAACCGCGAGGAGTCTCTGGGAGAGGCCAGGAAGCTGCAGCAGTTCCTGCGTGAGTTGGACGACTTCCAGTCCTGGTTGTCCCGCACTCAGACAGCTATCGCCTCCGAGGACATGCCCAACACGCTCGCTGAAGCCGAGAAGCTCATGGCCCAGCACGATGGGATCAAGAACGAAATCCAGAATTATGAGGAAGACTACCAGAAGATGCGGGACATGGGCGAGATGGTGACGCAGGGCCAGACGGACGCCCAGTACATGTTCCTGCGACAGCGGCTGCAGGCGCTCGACACCGGCTGGAACGAGCTGCACAAGATGTGGGAGAACCGGCAGAACCTGCTGTCCCAGTCCCACGCTTACCAGCTGTTCCTCAGGGACACCAAGCAGGCCGAGGCCTTCCTCAACAACCAG GAGTACGTCCTCGCTCACACTGAGATGCCCACCACGCTGGAGGGCGCCGAGGCCGCCATCAAGAAGCAGGAGGACTTCATGACCACGATGGACGCCAACGAGGACAAGATCAACGGCGTGGTGGAGGCCGGCAGGCGCTTGGCCAGCGATGGAAACATCAACGCCGAACGCATCCAGGAGAGAGTCGCCTCCATCGATGACAG GCACAAGAAGAACAGGGAGGCTGCAGTGGAGCTGCTGATGAGGCTGAAGGACAACAGAGACCTGCAGAAGTTCCTTCAGGACTGTCAGGAG ctgtcTCTGTGGATCAACGAGAAGATGCTCACGGCTCAGGACATGACCTACGACGAGGCCAGGAACCTGCACAGCAAGTGGCTCAAGCACCAGGCCTTCATGGCCGAGCTGCAGTCCAACAAAGAGTGGCTGGACAAGATCCAGAAG GACGGTGCGCTGCTGGTGTCGGAGAAGCCAGAGACGGAGGCGGTGGTGAAGGAGAAGCTGTCGGCGCTCCACGCCATGTGGCAGGACTTGGAGTCCACGACGCAGACGAAGGCTCAGTGTCTGTTCGACGCCAACAAGGCCGAGCTGTTCACGCAGAGCTGCGCCGACCTCGACAAGTGGATGGGAGGCCTCGAGGGTCAAATCCAGTCCGACGACTACGGCAAAGACCTGACGTCCGTCAACATCCTGCTCAAGAAACAGCAG ATGCTGGAGAAGCAGGTGGAGGTGCGTcagaaggaggtggtggagctgCAGAGCCAGGTGCAGGCTCTGGGTCAGGAGGTGAAGGACACTGATGAGGTGGACGGGCGGAGACAGCTGGTGGAGACGAAGTtccaggagctgctggagcCGCTGAGACGCCGCAGGAACTTCCTGGTGGCATCGAGAGAAGTTCACCAGTTCAACCGAGATGTCGAGGACGAGATC ctCTGGGTTCAGGAGAGGTTTCCTGTCGCCACGTCCACGGATCATGGTCAGAACTTGCAGACGGTTCAGCTGCTCATCAAGAAGAACCAG ACCCTTCAGAAGGAGATCGCAGGTCATCAGCCTCGTATTGATGACATCATGGAGCGCAGTGAGAGTCTGCTGAAGGACGCCTCGTCCAGTGGTGATGTCATCCGTCAGCGCCTGGCCGACCTGCAGGAACTGTGGCGGCAGCTGACGGAGGAGGCGGAGCTCCGTCACGGACGCCTGGAGGAGGCGCACAAAGCCCAGCAGTACTACTTCGATGCGGCCGAGGCCGAGGCGTGGATGAGCGAGCAGGAGCTGTACATGATGTCAGAGGAGAAGGCCAAG GACGAGCTGAGCGCCGTCACCATGCAGAAGAAGCATCAGATCGTGGAGCAGGCGGTGGAGGACTACGCCGAGACCGTCCACCAGCTGTCCAAGACCAGCAGAGGACTGGTGGCTGACGGACACCCCGAAAG tgagcgTATCAGCATGCGTCAGTCTCAGGTGGATAAGCTCTACGCTGGCCTGAAGGACCtatcagaggagaggaggggcaAGCTGGACGAGAGGCTCCGCCTCTTCCAGCTGAACCGTGAGGTCGATGACCTCGAGCAGTGGATCGCTGAGCGGGAGGTGGTGGCCGGGTCGCACGAGCTGGGACAGGACTACGAACACGTCACC ATGCTGCAGGAGCGTTTCCGGGAGTTCGCCCGGGACACCGGGAACATCGGCCAGGAGCGCGTGGACGCTGTCAACCGCCTGGCAGACGAGCTGATCAACACTGGCCATGGTGACGCAGCGACGGTGGCAGAGTGGAAAGACGGGCTGAACGAGGCCTGGGCCGACCTGCTGGAGCTCATCGACACCCGGACACAGATCCTCGCCGCCTCCTTCGAACTTCACAAGTTCTACCACGACGCCAAGGAGATCCTGGGACGGATTGTGGATAAGCAGAAGAAGCTGCCAGAGGAGGTGGGACGCGACCAGAACACGGTGGAGACGCTGCAGAGGATGCACACCACCTTCGAACACGACATCCAGGCCCTGGGAACACAG GTGAGGCAGCTGCAGGAGGACGCGGTGCGCCTTCAGTCGGCGTACGCCGGAGACAAAGCCGACGACATCCAGCGGAGGGAGAGCGAGGTGCTGGAAGCCTGGAGGAGTCTGCTGGAGGCCTGCGACGGACGCAGGGTCCGCCTCCTCGACACCGGGGACAAGTTCAGGTTCTTCAGCATGGTCCGAGACCTGATGCTGTGGATGGAGGATGTGATCCGGCTCATCGAAGCCCAGGAGAACCCCAG AGACGTGTCGTCAGTGGAGCTGCTCATGAACAACCATCAGGGCATCAAGGCCGAGATCGACGCCCGAAACGACAGCTTCACGGCCTGCATCGAGCTGGGCAAAGCCCTGCTGGCCCGAAAACACTACGCTTCAGAGGAG atTAAGgacaagctgctgcagctgaccGACAAGAGGAAAGAGATGATTGACAAGTGGGAGGACCGGTGGGAGTGGCTACGACTCA TCCTGGAGGTGCACCAGTTCTCGCGGGATGCGGGCGTGGCCGAGGCGTGGTTGCTGGGTCAGGAGCCGTACCTGTCCAGCAGGGAGATGGGTCAGAGCGTGGACGAGGTGGAGAAGCTCATCAAACGCCACGAGGCCTTCGAGAAGTCGGCCGCCACGTGGGAGGAGCGCTTCTCCGCTCTGGAGCGGCTGACTACG ctggagctgctggaggtgaggaggcagcaggaggaagaggagaggatgaggaagcCGCCGTCTCCCGAGCCGCCCGTCATTCAGCAGGAAGAGGCCGAACAGCAGAG ggTCGTCGCTCAGAATGGACTGTCATCGGATCAGGACTCTCCTCGG GATGCCGTGGATGCTGTCGACCTGGTGAACGGCGTGGCCGAGCGGAGCTCCAAGGAGCCGAGTCCCGGAGGTTCCCCGACCATCGGCAGGAAGAGCAAAAGCAGCCAGTCATCCACGCTACCGTCCAAAAACCAAGACTCGATGTCCTCGTCGCAACTCGAGGGACTCCTGCACCGCAAACACGAGTGGGAGGGGCACAACAAGAAGGCGTCCAACAG ATCGTGGCACAACGTGTATTGTGTCATCAACAACCAGGAAATGGGTTTCTACAAAGACAGCAAGACGGCGGCTCAGGGAGTCCCGTACCACAACGAAGTACCCATCAGCCTAAAGGAGGCGACCTGTGATGTGGCGTCAgactacaagaagaagaagcacgTCTTCAAACTCCG aCTCACTGATGGAAACGAGTATCTGTTCCAAGCCAAAGACGAA GAGGAGATGAGCACCTGGATCCAGGCCATCCTGAATGCCAACACTGACCGCACCGACGTGCAGAGTAGTAACCCCGGAACACCGGCGTCTGGGCGCGCTCAGACGCTGCCGGCTGCCGTCATGCTCACTACCGAGTCGAGTCCCggcaagagagagaaggacaaaGAGAAGGACAAGGAGAAACGCTTCAGTCTGTTCAGCAAGAAGAAACAGTAG